CGGCGATTCCGGCGGTGGATGCGCGGCGTTACGTGCTGGCGCACATGTCCGGCATGCGTGCGGTGGAAATGGTCCGTGAAGACTTGAAGCTGTCGAAGATCCTGACCAAAGAGGCCTTCGAAAACGCGATCCGGGTCAACGCGGCGATTGGCGGTTCGACCAACGCGGTGATTCACCTAAAAGCCATCGCTGGGCGCATTGGTGTCGAGCTGGATCTGGACGACTGGACCCGCATCGGTCGCGGCATGCCGACCATTGTCGACCTGCAACCGTCAGGGCGTTTCCTGATGGAAGAGTTCTATTACGCGGGCGGCTTGCCGGCCGTATTGCGCCGCCTCGGCGAGGCCAATCTGATTCCGAATCCTGACGCGCTGACCGTCAATGGCAAATCCATCGGTGAGAACACCAAGGACGCGCCGATCTACGGCGAAGACCAAGTGATCCGAACCCTCGACAACCCGATCCGCGCAGACGGCGGGATCTGCGTGTTGCGCGGCAACCTGGCGCCACTGGGCGCAGTGCTCAAGCCATCTGCCGCCACGCCGGAACTGATGCAGCACCGTGGTCGCGCGGTCGTATTCGAGAACTTCGATATGTACAAGGCGCGCATCAACGACCCGGAACTCGACGTCGATGCGAACTCGATTCTGGTGATGAAAAACTGCGGTCCGAAGGGTTATCCGGGCATGGCCGAGGTCGGCAACATGGGCCTGCCGGCCAAGCTGCTGGCCCAGGGCGTGACAGACATGGTGCGCATTTCCGACGCACGCATGAGCGGCACCGCGTACGGCACAGTTGTGTTGCATGTCGCCCCCGAAGCGGCGGCCGGCGGGCCGTTGGCGGTGGTGAAGGAAGGCGACTGGATCGAGCTGGACTGCGCCAGCGGGCGTCTGCACCTGGATATTCCGGACGCCGAACTGGCGGCACGCATGGCGGATCTGCAACCGCCGCAGCAGTTGCTGGTGGGTGGGTATCGTCAATTGTATATCGACCATGTGCTGCAGGCGGATCAGGGGTGTGATTTCGATTTCCTGGTCGGTTGTCGAGGTGCTGAAGTACCCCGCCATTCCCATTAACACCGCCGCCCCCTTGTGGGAGCCAGCCCGCTGGCGATGGCGATCTGTCAGTTGATATTCATGTTGACTGATACACCGCTATCGCGAGCAGGCTCGCTCCCACATTGCTATGATGCGCGGCATCTCCATCGCTCAGGATCGTGCCGTTCCCCATGGATTACCGCAAACCTTCCGACCGTAAAAGCATGCACTCGCGCATCGTTCAGGAACTGGGCATGCAGATCGTCTCCGGCCGTTTTCTGCCTGACGACAAACTGCCCGCCGAAGCCTTGCTCTGCGAGGAGTACGCGGTCAGCCGGCCGGTGTTGCGCGAAGCTACCCGAGTGCTGGTCGCCAAGGGCCTGGTGTATTCGAAACCGCGCGTCGGCACCGTGGTCAAGCCGCGCCGCGAATGGCACATGCTCGACCCGGACGTGCTGCACTGGCTGATGCAAAGCAGCCCGCAGAACGAGTTCTTCAATGTCCTGACCAGCGTGCGCAGCATCATCGAACCGGCCGCCGCCGCCCTCGCCGCCCAGCATGCGACCGATGCCGACATCGCAGCCATCGGCGAAGCCTACCAACGCATGGAAGCCGCACCGACCCCGGAAGCCTTGCTGCAACCGGATCTGGATTTCCACAGCCGCATCGCCGATGCGACCCATAACGACTTGCTGGCGAACCTGTGCAACATGCTGTCGGTGGCAATTGCCGAAGCGTTGAAGCATTCGAACCAGCGGCCGAATCTGCATGAACTGGCGTTGCCTCGGCACAAGGCGATTCTCACGGCCATCGAAAACCGTGATGCATTGGGGGCTCGGCATGCGACGTTGGTGCAGCTGGATGATGCGCGGAGTGCGCTGAGTGTTGTGCTCGGCACCGAGCTTTCCTGAAGCCATAAAAAAGCCGCAACCCTTGGGTTGCGGCTTTTTCGTTTCAGGCTCGCCGATCAGTGAGCAAACAACGAATTGCCCTTTTGCCCCGCCAGCTTCTCCGGCTTGATCAGGAACTTCGCCAGTGCCGGCAGCAGCCACAGCGCACCGAACATGTTCCACAACAGCATGAAGGTCAGCATCAGGCCCATGTCGGCCTGGAACTTGATCGCCGAGAAGATCCAGGTGCACACGCCGATGGCCAGGCACAGACCGGTGAACAGCACCGCTTTGCCGGTGGATTTCAGGGTCTGGTAATAGGCTTCCTGCAACGGCAGGCCGGCACGCAGGAAACTTTCCAGGCGGCTGTAGATGTAGATGCCGTAGTCCACGCCGATCCCCACACCCAGCGCCACCACCGGCAGCGTCGCGACCTTGACGCCGATGCCCATGAATGCCATCAGCGCGTTGCCCAGCACCGAGGTCAGCACCAGCGGCAGCACGATGCACAGGGTCGCCGCCCAGGAGCGGAAGGTGATCATGCACATCACCGCCACGCAGATGTACACCAGAATCAGGATGGTCAGTTCAGCCTGCTTGATGACTTCGTTGGTAGCCGCTTCGATCCCGGCGTTACCGGCCGCAAGGATGAATTCCAGACCGTCCTTGTTGTTGTCCTTGGCGAATTCCTGCACGGCTTTCACCGCACGGTCGAGGGTTTCAGCCTTGTGGTCGTTGAGGAACACCAGCACCGGCGCCAGCGAGCAACTGTTGTTGTACAGGCCGTCGGCACGGGCGATGGAGTTGTTCAGCACGTCCGGGTTGCGCGACAGGGTTTCCCATTTCAGGTTGCCCTCGTTCATGCCCTTGATCATCTGCTTGGACACGGTCACCAGCGAGATCGCCGACTGCACTCCCTCGGTGTTCTGCATCTTCCACATCAGCTCATCGATCGGCGCCATCGCTTCATAGCGCGAGCAGCCTTCGGACTTGGTCTTGACCATCACCACCAGTACGTCGGAGCTGGTGGAGTAGTTGTTGATGATGAAGTTGTTGTCCTTGTTGTAGCGCGAGTCCGGACGCAGTTCCGGCGCGCCCTGGTCGAGGTCGCCGATCTTCAGGTTCTGGCTGTACCAGAGGCCGCCACCGAAGGCGATCAGGGCCAGCGCGATGGACACCGGTGCGACTTTCGGGCTGGCGAAATTCGACAGCAGGCGCCAGAACGGATGTTCGCGGTTCGCGTCCTTCTTGCTCTTGGCGATGGCGCGCTTGCTGATGCCGACATAGGAAATCGCCACCGGCAGCAGGATCAGGTTGGTGAACACGATCACCGCCACGCCGATGGACGCGCCGATGGCCAGTTCACGGATCACGCCGATGTCGATGATCAGCAGCGTGATGAAGCCCACCGCGTCCGCGAGAATCGCGATCATCCCCGGCAGGAACAGTTGGCGGAAGGTGCGCCGCGCGGCGGTCAGGGCGTTGTCCGCCTCGCTCGATTGCAGGGCGATACCGTTGATCTTCTGCACGCCATGGGAAATCCCGATGGCAAAGATCAGGAACGGCACCAGCATCGAATACGGATCGAGGCCGAAACCGAAGAAGTGCATCAACCCCAGTTGCCAGACCACCGCCACCAGCGTGGTGCTCAACACCGCCACGGTGCTGCGCAGGCAGTTGGTGAACCACAGAAGCAGAATCAGGGTGATGACGAAGGCAATGCCGAAGAACATCACCACCATCACCAGTCCGTCGATCAGGTCACCGACCTTCTTGGCGAAACCGACGATGTGGATCTTGACGTTGGGGTTCTGCGCTTCGAACTTGTTGCGGATCTTGTCTTCCAGTTCATGGGAGAACTGGCGGTAGTCCAGCGCCAGCAACTTGCCCTGGTCCTGCGGGTCCGGGTAGGACTCCAGCAGCGGGATGTCGACGATGCTCGACTTGAAGTCGTTGGCCACCAGACGCCCGACCTGACCCGACTTGAGCACGTTATTGCGCAGCATGTCGAGGCTGTCCTGGGAGCCGTCGTAGCTCTGCGGGATCACTTCACCGCCGGCAAAACCTTCCTCGGTCACTTCGGTCCAGCGCACACTCGGGCTCCACAGCGACTTCAGGCCGGAACGGTCGACGCCGGAGATGTAGAACACCTCGTCGTTGATCTGGCGCAGGGTCTCCATGTACTCCTTGGAGAAGATGTCACCGTCCTTGGCTTCCACCGAAATGCGTACGGTGTTGCCCAGGTTCGTCAGATCGTTGCGGTGCTCCATCATCTTCTCGATGAACGGATGCTTGAGCGGGATCATTTTTTCGAAGCTGGTAGACGGCCGGATCAGCGTGGCCTGCCAGAACAGGAAAATACTGACCAGTAGGCAGATCACGATCACTGCCGGGCGGTTGTTGAAGATCAGGCGTTCGAGGAACGTCGCCTTGTCCTGATGATGAGTGCTCAAGGAAGTCATAGCCCCGCCTTCTTATTATTGATTCGGCTCATTTGCCCAGCTCGGTGCCGTTGGGCGTGGTGGTGTGGACGCCACCCTGCCCGCTCAGGATCAGGTTGCCGTTGCCGGCGGCGGTGACCGACGACAGCGAGATGCGATCCGGGCGGTTGAACACGCTGAAGGTTTCACCGTTGTCACTGCTGCTGATCACCGTGCCGCCGTTACCGACGATGATGATGGAGCCGTCGTCGAGCCGCGTCGCTCCGGAAAGGCCGAACTCCAGCGCACCGCGTGCAGCCTTGAGTTCAACCTGTTGCCAGGTGCTGCCGAAATCGGTGGAGCGGTAGAGGTTGCCGCGCAGCCCGTAGGCCAGCAGCGTGGAAGGCTGGGCCGTGCCGATCACACCGAACAGCGAGCCTTGATAAGGGCCTTCGATTTTTTCCCAGGTCTGGCCCCAGTCGGCGGAACGGAACATCGCGCCCTGCTCGCCCACGATGAACAGCCCGGCGTCCTTGACGGCGGCAATGGCGTTGAGGTGGAACTGGTCCTGGTTGTCGAGGCGGTCGCTGACGTCTTGCCAGTTTTTGCCGCCGTCGGTGGTTTCCAGCAATGCGCCGTAGGCACCTACGGCCAGGCCGTTGTTGACGTCCTTGAACCAGAGGTCGAGCAGCGGCGATTCGCGCTTGAGGTCTTCGAACTGTTTGGTCCAGGTCTGGCCGCCGTCTTCACTGGCGAGGATCTGCGCGTCATGGCCGACGGCCCAGCCGTGTTTGTCATCGACGAAATACACAGCCGTCAGCAACTGCCGGCTCGGCACCTTGGCCTGGGTCCAGGACTTGCCCTGGTCGTCGGAGTAGAGAATGTGCCCGCGATCCCCGACCGCCACCAGCCGTGAACCGGCGTGAACGACATCGAGCATCAGGCTTTTCGGGGCCTTGGCCGATTCGATGGCGTAGACCACGTCGGCGGGCGCTTCGGCAGCCAGTACGGGCACCGACAAGGTGGCAAAGCCCAGCAGAGAGAGTGCTGTGGCCAGCAACGCGGTGTTGCGAAACGCCGGCGGGCGGCAACGACTCATAGACCTTCCCCTATTTATTATTGTTAGGCCATTCGGCCTTCAAGGGCGCCGCAAGTGTGCTTCGGCGACGGCTGGTCAGAAGCATAGTCCTGAAACCCGCAATCCAGAGCCACTTCGGAAGCTGGCTCATCCTATCGGGCATTCGAAACGTCTGACAATCGGCGCAACGTTATCTTTTGTTAACCGAAAGGGATTACAGCGGCGGCTGAATGCGCGGGCATTCGTCCGACTGATGGAAGGGAATCTTGCGTGGGGGACTTGCACGATCGGTATTATGGTATACCATCAGACGCACAGACACTCTTTATCCCCTACGGAGCAGCTCATGAGTTTCGAAATTCGCAAGATCGTCAGCTATGTCGAAGAGACCTTCATTGAAGGCGGCAAGGCTTCCGACACCCCGGTGACCATGGTGGGCCTGGCCGTCGTGATGAAAAACCCGTGGGTCGGCAACGGCTTTGTTGAAGACCTCAAGCCGCAGATCCGTGCCAACTGCTCCGACCTCGGCGCGATGATGGTCGAGCGTCTGGTAGGCATCATCGGCGGCGCCGAGAAGATCGAGGCTTACGGCAAGGCTGCGGTGGTCGGTGCCGATGGCGAGATCGAACACGCCTCGGCGGTGATCCACACCCTGCGCTTCGGCAACCACTACCGCGAAGCGGTCAAGGCCAAGAGCTACCTGAGCTTCACCAACAAGCGCGGCGGTCCGGGCACTTCGATCCAGATCCCGATGATGCACAAGGACGACGAAGGCCTGCGCTCGCACTACATCACCCTGGAAATGCAGATCGAAGACGCCCCGCGCGCCGACGAAATCGTCGTGGTGCTCGGTTGCGCCGACGGTGGTCGCCTGCACCCGCGCATCGGTAACCGCTACATCGATCTGGAAGAACTGGCCGCCGAAAAAGCCCAGTAATCACAATAAAAAAAGGCATTGCAGGAGCGCTCCATGATTCGGCCTACCGCTGAACTCACCCCGGCCGGCACCAGTTATCTGGCGACCGGCCAGGGCCACCCCGTGGTGTTGATCCACGGCGTGGGCCTGAACAAAGAAATGTGGGGCGGCCAGATCGTTGGCCTGGCCACGCAATACCGGGTGATCGCCTACGACATGCTCGGCCATGGCGCCAGCCCGCGTCCGGCCAGCGGCACCGCCCTGCTCGGTTATGCCGATCAGTTGCTGGAGCTGCTCGACCACCTGCAATTGCCGCTGGCATCGGTGATCGGTTTTTCCATGGGCGGTCTGGTGGCGCGGGCGTTTGCCCTGCATTACCCGGAGCGCCTGAAAAGCCTGGTGGTGCTCAACAGCGTGTTCAACCGCAGCGAAGAGCAGCGCGCCGGCGTCATCGCCCGCACCGCCCAAGCCGCCGAACACGGGCCGGATGCGAATGCCGAAGCGGCGCTGTCGCGCTGGTTCAGTCGTGAATATCAGGCGGCCAACCCGGCGCAGATCGCCGCGATCCGCCAGACCCTCGCCGGCAATGACCCGCAGGGTTACCTGACCACCTACGAATTGTTCGCCACCCAGGACATGTACCGCGCCGACGACCTGGGCAGCATCCAGGCGCCGACGCTGATCGCCACCGGCGAGCTGGACCCCGGATCGACCCCGGAAATGGCCGAGCAACTGGCCGCGCGCATTCCCGGCGCGAAGGTTGCCGTGCTGCCCGAGCAACGGCATATGATGCCGGTAGAGTCGCCTCGGCTGGTGAACCAGACGCTGCTGGAATTTCTCGAAACCGCACACGCCCGACAAAACCATATAAAGGGGATCGTTGCATGACACTCGCACGCTTCCAGATGTGCATCGGCGGAGAATGGGTCGACGCCCTCTCCGGCAAGACTTTCGAAAGCCTCAACCCGGCGCTGGCCGAGCCTTGGGCCGTATTGCCCGACGCCGATGAAGCCGATGTCGAACGCGCCGTGCAAGCCGCGCAAACCGCCTTCGACAGCCCGGCATGGCGCGGCCTGACCGCCACCGCGCGCGGCAAACTGCTGCGTCGCCTCGGTGACCTGATCGCCGAAAACAAGGAACAACTGGCGCAGCTGGAAAGCCGCGACAACGGCAAACTGATCCGCGAGACCCGGGGTCAGGTCGGTTATCTGCCGGAGTTTTTCCACTACACCGCCGGCCTTGCCGACAAGCTCGAAGGCGGCACCCTGCCGCTGGACAAGCCCGATCTGTTTGCCTACACCGTGCACGAAGCCATGGGTGTGGTCGCCGCGATCATTCCGTGGAACAGCCCGCTTTATCTGACTGCGATCAAACTGGCGCCAGCCCTGGCCGCCGGCAACACCATCGTGATCAAGCCGTCCGAGCACGCCTCGGCGACCATTCTGGAACTGGCGCGCCTGGCCCTCGAAGCCGGAATTCCGCCGGGCGTGGTCAACGTCGTCACCGGTTACGGCCCAAGCACGGGCGCCGCCCTCACCCGTCATCCATTGATCCGCAAGATCGCCTTCACCGGCGGCGCGGCCACGGCCCGGCATGTGGTGCGCAGCAGCGCCGAGAACTTCGCCAAGCTGTCGCTGGAACTGGGCGGCAAGTCGCCGAACATCATTTTTGCCGACGCCGATCTCGACAGCGCGATCAACGGCGCCATCGCCGGGATTTACGCGGCGTCCGGCCAGAGTTGTGTATCCGGTTCGCGGCTGCTGGTGCAGGATGAGATCTACGACGAGTTCGTCAGCCGACTGGTGGAGCGTGCCCAGCGCATCCGCATCGGCAGTCCGCAGGACGACAACAGCGAAATGGGCCCGATGGCCACCGCGCAGCAACTGGCGGTAGTCGAAGGTCTGGTGGCCGACGCCATCGCCGAAGGCGCGCGTCTGCGCCTGGGCGGCAAGCGGCCGAGCGGCGTGGGTGACGGCTGGTTCTATGAACCGACGCTGTTCGAGTGCGACCGCAACTCGATGAAGATCATGCAGGAAGAAGTTTTCGGTCCGGTGGCTTCGGTCATCCGCTTCAAGGACGAAGCCGAAGCGCTGGCGATTGCCAACGACTCACAGTTCGGCCTTGCCGCCGGCATCTGGACCCGAGACCTGGGCCGCGCCCATCGCCTGGCCCGGGACGTGCGCTCGGGGATCATCTGGGTCAACACCTACCGCGCAGTGTCGGCGATGGCACCGATCGGCGGCTTCAAGAACAGTGGCTATGGACGCGAAAGCGGCATCGATTCGGTGCTGGCCTACACCGAACTGAAAACGGTGTGGATCAACCTCTCTCAGGCGCCGATGCCTGATCCGTTTGTGATGCGCTAGGAGTCCTGCGACATGATCGAACCCGGCATTTACAAAGACGTCATGAGCTCGTTTCCGTCCGGAGTCACGGTGGTCACCACCCTCGACCCGGACGGGGGCATCGTCGGCATCACCGCCAGCGCCTTCAGTGCGCTGTCGATTGATCCGGCGCTGGTGCTGTTCTGCCCCAACTACGCCTCCGACACCTACCCGGTGCTACGCGACAGCAAGCGTTTCGCGATCCATTTGCTGTCCGCCGACCAGACCGCCGAGGCCTACGCCTTCGCCGGCAAAGGCAAGGACAAGGCCAACGGCATCGACTGGCACCTGAGCGAACTGGGTAACCCGATCCTCGCCAAGGCCACGGCGATCATCGAGTGCGAACTGTGGCGCGAATACGACGGTGGCGATCACGCGATCATTGTCGGCGCGGTGAAGAACCTGATCCTGCCGGCGCAACCGGTGACGCCAATGATCTATCACAAGGGCAAGCTCGGCGCCTTGCCGACACTGGGCTGAGCGGAGGACACATGAGCAACGAAAAGTATGAGCAAGGCCTGAAGATCCGCACCCAGGTGCTGGGCGAAGCCTATGTGCAGCGCTCGATCGAGAACGCCGACGACTTCACCCGCCCGCTGCAGGAAATGGTCACCGAATACTGCTGGGGCCACGTCTGGGGACGCGAGGGTCTGTCACTCAAAGAGCGCAGCATGATCAACCTGGCGATGATCTCCGCGCTGAACCGCCCGCACGAACTCAAGCTGCATGTGCGCGGCGCCTTGCGTAACGGCCTGAGTCGTGAGCAAATACGCGAAATTCTGCTTCAGGTCGGTATTTATTGCGGCGTCCCGGCAGCCGTGGACAGTTTCCGGCTCGCCCGTGAAGCCTTCGCCGAAGCCGACGCCGAGGCCTCCAGTTAACCCCTCGGCTGTTTGAATGCCCGTCTGGCATGGACAGCCAACTTAAAGAGCGGACCCCATGAAACGCCTGCCACTCGACGACAGCTTCAAGGTCAATCGCAACCCCGTCACCCTGCGCGAAATCGTGCTGGATAAACTGCGAAGCGCCATCATGAACTTCCAGCTGCTGCCGGGCGATCGCCTGGTGGAGCGCGATCTGTGCGATCGCCTGGGCGTGAGCCGTACGTCGGTGCGCGAAGCCTTGCGTCACCTGGAATCCGAAGGCCTGGTGGAGTTCGCCGACGCCAAGGGCCCGCGCGTGGCGATCATCACCCTCGCCGATGCCGTCGACATCTATGAGCTGCGCTGCGTGCTCGAAGGCCTGATCGTCCAGTTGTTCACCCTGCGCGCCAAGGCCAAGGACATCAAGGCCCTGGAAAAAGCCCTCGACGAGAACCGCAAGGCACTCAAGGACGGCGAGCTGCAGCAGGTGATCGACTCGGTGCAGGGTTTCTACGACGTGCTGCTGGAAGGCTCCGGCAACCATGTCGCGGCCACACAGTTGCGTCAGTTGCAGGCGCGCATCAGCTACCTGCGGGCGACCTCGGTGTCCCAGGAAAACCGTCGCGGCGCGAGCAACCAGGAAATGGAAAAAATGGTCGAGGCGATCAAGAGCGGCGATGCGCTGGCGGCGCATCAGGCGTGCGTCGATCACGTCCGCGCTGCGGCTGCCGTGGCCCTCGATTATCTGAAGCGCAAACAGGAAGAGACCGGCGCCACACCGGCGATCACCCTGCCCATCGCGCTGAAAGAACCACGCATAGGTCACTGACATGTTCAGCCCGAGCTTTTGCCCGAAATGCGGTGGCGCCGACCTCGGTCAGCAAGTGCCGCCGGGCGATACGCACGAGCGCCTGATGTGCCGCGGCTGCGGCTACATCCACTATGTGAACCCGAAAATCATCGCCGGCTGCATCATCGAGCAGGACGGCAAATACCTCTTGTGCCAACGGGCGATTCCCCCGCGCCCGGGCACCTGGACCCTGCCCGCCGGTTTCATGGAAAGCGGCGAAACCACCGAACAGGCTGCCCTGCGCGAAGTCTGGGAAGAAAGCGGCGTACGCGCGGAAATCGTCTCGCCGTACTCGATCTTCAGCGTGCCGAAGATCAGCGAGGTCTACATCATCTTCCGCGCCCTCGCACTGGAAATCACCGGCCAGTACGGCCCGGAAACCCGGGACTGCAAATTCTTCGCCCCCGAAGACATCCCGTGGGAGCAGATCTACTACCCGGCAATCCGGCAGATCCTCGAACGCTACATCGAGGAACGCCAGGCCGGGGTGTATGGCATGTACATGGGCAATGACGACAGCGGCAAGATTCATTTCATGCGTTGATCAGCCGTCACTTGCAAGAGATACAGAGCCCGGCCCGATTCCTCGGTAGATAGGTGCTCAATCCGGCATCGCACGAATGATATCCGCCAGATCATCTTTGGTGATTTCATTGGCTTTGAGAGCAGCGGAGATGTCTTTTTTGGAGAGCGGGAAACGCTTGAAAATGTCTTTCAAGGTATCGGCATCAATATTGGCCAGCCAAAGAGGATCGATAAAAGAACCGCCATATTCAGGCTTCATTGGGACCTCTTCGTGGGCAATGGCACCTTTGTGATTCAGATACACAACATAACGATCGTGCCCTTCAGGAAAGCTTTTATCGTGATATAGCGTTGTTCCCATCGGCAGGACATAGTAATTGTCATCGCCGCCTTGCCCTTCGATCAGCAGTGGCTCTTTGGTTTTAATCATCTCCAGATCGCGTCCCTTCGCACTGTTCCCGAAAATCAGAAAAGCCAGAAAGACTGCATTTACAAATAGAGCAGCCACCAGCCAGAGGCCTACTCGCCTACCTGCAAACATTCCTTTTGTCATGCGCATCAATATTCCCCTAGAGCACATCGTGAAAAACCGCAGGCATTAAATTCCGTCCGGCGGACGATCTCCTGATCCAGAAAAAATATCAAAAGATCGCGGCCGCGTTCGATTCTGTAGTTCCTGCGGATTTGCAGGCAAGACGTTACGGCGCCATCCCCTCCACAATAACGATCTCCGCCCTCGCCCACTCCTCGCGATAGCTCTTCGCTTCCTGATACGCCGCCGAGCGGTAGCACGCCACCGCCTGCTCGTAGCTGTCGAATTCAATCACCACGCTGCGCTGCGGCGTCGCCCTGCCTTCCATCGCTTCGCTGCGCCCGCCTCTGGCCAAGAACTTCGCGCCGAACTCGGCGAACGCCTTCGGCGCGCGCTGGGTGTATTGGCTGTAGTGATCGGGATCGGTGATGTCCACGTGAGCAATCCAGTACGCCTTCATAGTGACCTCTTGGTTGATTTTGTATTATGGTATACCACGAATTTCATCCCTATCGAGAGTCCAGCATGGCCTTCAACAGCATCGAAGAAATCATCGAAGATTATCGCCTCGGCAAAATGGTGTTGCTGGTCGATGACGAAGACCGGGAAAACGAAGGCGACCTGCTGCTGGCCGCCGACCGTTGCACGCCCGAGGCGATCAGTTTCATGGCCCGTGAAGCCCGGGGGCTGATTTGCCTGACGTTGACCGACGATCATTGCCAGCGCCTGGGGCTGGAGCAAATGGTGCCGAGCAATGGCAGCGTGTTCAGTACCGCGTTCACGGTTTCCATCGAAGCGGCGGTCGGTGTGACTACGGGCATTTCTGCTGCCGACCGCGCCTGCACGGTGGCTGCTGCGGTGGCGCCGAACGCACGCGCAGAAGACCTGGTGCAGCCCGGCCATATCTTCCCGCTGCGCGCCAAGGAAGGTGGCGTGCTGACCCGCGCCGGTCACACCGAGGCCGGTTGCGATCTGGCGCGGCTCGCCGGGTTCACGCCCGCCTCGGTGATCGTCGAGGTGATGAACGACGACGGCACCATGGCCCGCCGCCCTGATCTGGAAGTCTTCGCCCGTAAGCACGGGATCAAGATCGGCACCATCGCCGACCTGATCCACTATCGCCTGAGCACCGAACACACCATCGAGCGCATCGGCGAGCGGGAGTTGCCGACGGTGCATGGCACCTTCCGTTTGATCACCTTCGAAGACCGCATCGAGGGTGGTGTGCACATGGCGATGGTCATGGGCGAACTGCGCCGTGAAGAGCCGACGCTGGTGCGCGTGCATGTGATCGATCCGCTGCGGGATCTGGTCGGTGCCGAATACAGCGGGCCGACGAACTGGACGCTGTGGGCAGCGCTGCAACGGGTCGCGGCCGAAGGGCATGGTGTGGTTGTGGTGCTGGCCAATCATGAATCGTCGCAGGCGTTGCTGGAGCGGGTGCCGCAACTGACTCAGCCGCCACGGCAGTTCAGTCGCTCGCAGTCGCGGATCTATTCGGAGGTCGGCACCGGGGCGCAAATTCTGCAGAACCTGGGCGTCGGCAAGCTGCGCCACCTGGGCCCGCCGCTGAAATATGCCGGTTTGACCGGCTACGATCTGGAAGTGGTCGAGAGCATTCCGTTCACCGAATAACCCCGTTTGCCAGATAGCCGGTAAGGCAAAGTGCTTGCACAAAGTTTGGAATACCATAATATGATATTCCATAGACCGGACGACCTGAAAAACCGTCCAGCTACTGCTCCCGACAGGCGGGCAACAACGCAAGCCCGTTCAAAAACACAACAATGAGGGCGTAAAAATGGTGTTGAACAAAGCTGCAACCGCGATCTTTTTTGCGGGACTGCTGAGCGTGACCGGTCAGGCCGCGATGGCCGCCGAGAGTGTGAACTTTGTCAGCTGGGGCGGTAGCACCCAGGATGCGCAGAAACAGGCCTGGGCTGATCCGTTCAGCAAGGCCAGCGGCATCACCGTCGTGCAGGACGGCCCGACCGACTACGGCAAACTCAAGGCCATGGTCGAAAGCGGCAACGTGCAATGGGACGTGGTCGACGTCGAAGCCGACTTCGCCCTGCGCGCCGCCTCCGAAGGCCTGCTCGAACCCCTCGATTTCAAACAGATCCAGCGCGACAAGATCGACCCGCGTTTCGTCAGCGACTACGGCGTCGGTTCGTTCTTCTTCTCCTTCGTCCTCGGCTACAACGAGGGCAAGCTCGGCGCCGGCAAGCCGCAGGACTGGAGCGCGCTGTTCGACACCAAGACCTACCCCGGCAAACGCGCCCTGTACAAATGGCCGAGCCCCGGCGTGCTTGAACTGGCTCTGCTCGCCGACGGCGTGCCGGCCGACAAGCTCTACCCGCTGGACCTGGATCGCGCCTTCAAGA
This genomic window from Pseudomonas kribbensis contains:
- a CDS encoding amino acid synthesis family protein; translated protein: MSFEIRKIVSYVEETFIEGGKASDTPVTMVGLAVVMKNPWVGNGFVEDLKPQIRANCSDLGAMMVERLVGIIGGAEKIEAYGKAAVVGADGEIEHASAVIHTLRFGNHYREAVKAKSYLSFTNKRGGPGTSIQIPMMHKDDEGLRSHYITLEMQIEDAPRADEIVVVLGCADGGRLHPRIGNRYIDLEELAAEKAQ
- a CDS encoding alpha/beta fold hydrolase, which produces MIRPTAELTPAGTSYLATGQGHPVVLIHGVGLNKEMWGGQIVGLATQYRVIAYDMLGHGASPRPASGTALLGYADQLLELLDHLQLPLASVIGFSMGGLVARAFALHYPERLKSLVVLNSVFNRSEEQRAGVIARTAQAAEHGPDANAEAALSRWFSREYQAANPAQIAAIRQTLAGNDPQGYLTTYELFATQDMYRADDLGSIQAPTLIATGELDPGSTPEMAEQLAARIPGAKVAVLPEQRHMMPVESPRLVNQTLLEFLETAHARQNHIKGIVA
- a CDS encoding carboxymuconolactone decarboxylase family protein, with the protein product MSNEKYEQGLKIRTQVLGEAYVQRSIENADDFTRPLQEMVTEYCWGHVWGREGLSLKERSMINLAMISALNRPHELKLHVRGALRNGLSREQIREILLQVGIYCGVPAAVDSFRLAREAFAEADAEASS
- a CDS encoding GntR family transcriptional regulator; this encodes MKRLPLDDSFKVNRNPVTLREIVLDKLRSAIMNFQLLPGDRLVERDLCDRLGVSRTSVREALRHLESEGLVEFADAKGPRVAIITLADAVDIYELRCVLEGLIVQLFTLRAKAKDIKALEKALDENRKALKDGELQQVIDSVQGFYDVLLEGSGNHVAATQLRQLQARISYLRATSVSQENRRGASNQEMEKMVEAIKSGDALAAHQACVDHVRAAAAVALDYLKRKQEETGATPAITLPIALKEPRIGH
- a CDS encoding NUDIX hydrolase, yielding MFSPSFCPKCGGADLGQQVPPGDTHERLMCRGCGYIHYVNPKIIAGCIIEQDGKYLLCQRAIPPRPGTWTLPAGFMESGETTEQAALREVWEESGVRAEIVSPYSIFSVPKISEVYIIFRALALEITGQYGPETRDCKFFAPEDIPWEQIYYPAIRQILERYIEERQAGVYGMYMGNDDSGKIHFMR
- a CDS encoding flavin reductase family protein yields the protein MIEPGIYKDVMSSFPSGVTVVTTLDPDGGIVGITASAFSALSIDPALVLFCPNYASDTYPVLRDSKRFAIHLLSADQTAEAYAFAGKGKDKANGIDWHLSELGNPILAKATAIIECELWREYDGGDHAIIVGAVKNLILPAQPVTPMIYHKGKLGALPTLG
- a CDS encoding aldehyde dehydrogenase, yielding MTLARFQMCIGGEWVDALSGKTFESLNPALAEPWAVLPDADEADVERAVQAAQTAFDSPAWRGLTATARGKLLRRLGDLIAENKEQLAQLESRDNGKLIRETRGQVGYLPEFFHYTAGLADKLEGGTLPLDKPDLFAYTVHEAMGVVAAIIPWNSPLYLTAIKLAPALAAGNTIVIKPSEHASATILELARLALEAGIPPGVVNVVTGYGPSTGAALTRHPLIRKIAFTGGAATARHVVRSSAENFAKLSLELGGKSPNIIFADADLDSAINGAIAGIYAASGQSCVSGSRLLVQDEIYDEFVSRLVERAQRIRIGSPQDDNSEMGPMATAQQLAVVEGLVADAIAEGARLRLGGKRPSGVGDGWFYEPTLFECDRNSMKIMQEEVFGPVASVIRFKDEAEALAIANDSQFGLAAGIWTRDLGRAHRLARDVRSGIIWVNTYRAVSAMAPIGGFKNSGYGRESGIDSVLAYTELKTVWINLSQAPMPDPFVMR
- a CDS encoding DUF1330 domain-containing protein is translated as MKAYWIAHVDITDPDHYSQYTQRAPKAFAEFGAKFLARGGRSEAMEGRATPQRSVVIEFDSYEQAVACYRSAAYQEAKSYREEWARAEIVIVEGMAP